In Candidatus Acidiferrales bacterium, a single genomic region encodes these proteins:
- a CDS encoding MXAN_5187 C-terminal domain-containing protein codes for MATIDEDLFQLEKELRRLKIEYEVYFNGGSPRPPSDTQWRVEQLIKRYLDQSEMKYRQRFRYNNLAATFAKQWTVWRQKLKQREEGRAPHHYGATARALEADRAARAAAARKALDDTTVSVVCRDPKHETDKVERLYHAMLAAREKLGESGRHTTLDQFREFLAHKAGDLKKQGVQRVEFSVTIEDNKVRLKAKGKN; via the coding sequence ATGGCAACCATCGACGAGGACCTTTTCCAACTTGAAAAAGAGCTTCGCCGCTTGAAGATTGAGTACGAGGTGTACTTCAACGGCGGGTCGCCGCGACCGCCCTCAGACACGCAATGGCGCGTCGAGCAACTCATCAAAAGATACCTCGACCAGTCCGAGATGAAATACAGGCAGCGCTTCCGCTACAACAACCTGGCGGCAACCTTCGCCAAGCAGTGGACGGTTTGGCGGCAGAAGCTCAAGCAGCGCGAGGAAGGCCGCGCCCCCCATCACTACGGCGCGACGGCCAGGGCGCTGGAAGCCGATCGCGCCGCCCGCGCTGCCGCCGCCCGGAAGGCTCTTGACGATACGACCGTCAGCGTGGTCTGTCGCGACCCAAAGCATGAAACGGACAAGGTAGAACGGCTCTACCACGCCATGCTGGCCGCCCGGGAAAAGCTTGGCGAGAGCGGCCGCCACACGACTCTCGACCAGTTCCGCGAATTTCTGGCACACAAGGCCGGTGATCTGAAAAAGCAAGGCGTTCAGCGAGTCGAATTCAGCGTAACCATCGAAGACAACAAAGTCCGCCTCAAGG
- the selA gene encoding L-seryl-tRNA(Sec) selenium transferase, giving the protein MKESSKAELLRQLPAVDELVDRPGVAAQVSEAGHELAVKVARALLDRLRQEIAGASEAVDADVARVEELLADELKAAVNYSLQPMVNATGVVLHTNLGRAPLGEKALKHLVETAGRYSNLEYDLAAGRRGKRDQHTGRLLASVTGAEAAIVVNNNAAAVYLVLNTLAEGGEVVVSRGELIEIGDGFRIPEIMVKSGAILREVGTTNRTRLADYENAVSERTRLVLRVHPSNFRMIGFVERPSLAELVALGAQRTLPVYEDLGSGCLAAAAQKGTFDEPTVEASLRAGVSVVSFSGDKLLGGPQAGILVGKKDLVERIRRNPMFRALRVDKLTVAALEATLLSYRRGAHDEVPALQMLLTTAAEIARRSEVFVARLRHHLGASPAHIEVQEGQSVMGGGSTPEQFLPTHLIAIASPHLGPPQLEARLRQHRPAILARIESDQLLLDLRTVFPDQEETLLRALVVALAP; this is encoded by the coding sequence ATGAAAGAAAGCTCGAAGGCAGAGCTGCTGCGCCAGCTTCCGGCAGTGGATGAGCTGGTGGATCGCCCGGGTGTGGCGGCGCAGGTATCCGAAGCCGGACACGAACTGGCGGTGAAAGTCGCCCGCGCCCTCCTCGACCGCCTGCGGCAGGAGATCGCGGGCGCTTCCGAGGCGGTGGACGCGGACGTGGCCCGGGTAGAAGAACTGCTCGCCGACGAGCTCAAGGCAGCCGTCAACTACTCGCTCCAGCCGATGGTCAACGCTACCGGCGTCGTCCTCCACACCAATCTGGGGCGGGCGCCGCTGGGAGAGAAGGCGCTCAAGCACCTCGTTGAAACCGCTGGCCGCTATTCCAACCTGGAATACGATCTCGCCGCCGGCCGGCGCGGAAAAAGAGACCAACACACCGGCCGGCTGCTGGCTTCGGTAACGGGCGCCGAGGCTGCCATCGTCGTCAACAACAACGCGGCCGCTGTCTATCTTGTCCTGAACACGCTCGCCGAAGGCGGCGAGGTGGTGGTCTCCCGCGGCGAGCTCATTGAAATTGGCGACGGTTTCCGCATTCCGGAAATCATGGTGAAGTCGGGAGCCATCCTGCGCGAGGTCGGCACCACCAACCGCACGCGCCTTGCCGACTACGAAAACGCCGTCAGTGAAAGAACGCGACTCGTGCTCCGGGTGCATCCCTCGAATTTTCGCATGATCGGTTTTGTCGAGCGTCCTTCGCTGGCCGAGCTCGTTGCCCTCGGAGCGCAACGTACCCTGCCGGTTTACGAAGATTTGGGCTCGGGCTGCCTCGCCGCAGCGGCTCAGAAAGGGACTTTTGACGAACCTACGGTTGAAGCAAGTCTCCGCGCCGGGGTGTCGGTCGTCAGCTTCAGCGGCGACAAGCTGCTCGGCGGGCCGCAAGCGGGCATCCTGGTCGGCAAGAAAGACCTGGTCGAGCGCATCCGCCGCAATCCGATGTTTCGCGCTCTGCGGGTGGACAAACTGACGGTCGCCGCGCTGGAAGCGACCCTGCTCTCTTACCGGCGCGGCGCCCACGACGAGGTTCCGGCGCTCCAAATGTTGCTGACCACGGCAGCGGAAATTGCGCGGCGGTCGGAAGTTTTTGTGGCGCGGCTGCGCCATCATCTGGGCGCTTCGCCGGCTCACATTGAAGTGCAGGAAGGCCAATCGGTCATGGGCGGCGGCTCTACGCCGGAACAATTTCTCCCCACCCACCTCATCGCCATTGCCAGCCCGCACCTTGGCCCGCCGCAGCTCGAAGCTCGCCTGCGCCAGCACCGTCCGGCCATCCTGGCGCGCATCGAAAGCGATCAACTCCTGCTCGACTTGCGAACCGTCTTCCCCGACCAGGAAGAGACGCTCCTGCGCGCTCTGGTAGTGGCTCTTGCCCCGTGA
- a CDS encoding alcohol dehydrogenase catalytic domain-containing protein, with product MLVAEVHRRRLRLIQKPQPVPRRDEALIRVRLAGICNTDIELLRGYHRFGGVPGHEFVGQVETCPEARWLGERVVGEINLACSRCDFCRRNLPRHCRRRTVLGILNKDGAFAEYITLPVQNLHRVPDSVSDQAAVSVEPLAAACEILEQVAIDRRTRVAVVGDGKLAQLIGRVLKTTGATVTMIGKHPNKLRLAREAGLETKLGRDVPKDWMAALDVVVEATGSATGMPLALRLVRPRGTVVWKSTFHGTAQFDAAPLVVNEITVVGSRCGPFERAIDLLRRKKVDPLPLVERTFPLSEAPRAIAFAQRPGVLKVLLAP from the coding sequence ATGCTGGTTGCTGAAGTCCACCGCCGGAGGCTCCGTCTCATTCAGAAGCCGCAACCCGTCCCGCGACGCGATGAGGCGCTCATCCGCGTTCGCCTGGCAGGAATCTGCAACACCGACATCGAACTCCTGCGGGGTTACCACCGGTTTGGCGGGGTTCCCGGGCATGAATTTGTCGGCCAGGTAGAAACCTGCCCGGAAGCGCGCTGGCTGGGTGAAAGGGTGGTGGGCGAAATCAATCTGGCCTGTAGCCGGTGCGATTTTTGCCGGCGAAACCTTCCGCGGCACTGCCGGCGGCGGACCGTTCTCGGGATCCTCAACAAAGACGGCGCTTTTGCCGAGTACATCACTCTGCCGGTTCAAAATCTCCATCGCGTACCGGATTCGGTTTCGGACCAGGCGGCGGTCTCGGTCGAGCCGCTGGCGGCCGCATGCGAGATCCTCGAGCAGGTGGCGATTGACCGCCGCACCCGGGTGGCAGTGGTGGGCGACGGCAAACTGGCGCAATTGATTGGCCGCGTCCTCAAAACAACCGGCGCCACCGTGACCATGATCGGGAAGCACCCGAACAAATTGCGCCTGGCACGCGAGGCCGGGCTCGAGACCAAACTGGGTCGCGACGTGCCGAAGGATTGGATGGCAGCCTTGGACGTAGTCGTGGAAGCCACCGGCTCGGCCACCGGCATGCCTCTGGCACTGCGGCTGGTGCGCCCGCGAGGCACGGTGGTCTGGAAGTCCACGTTTCACGGCACCGCGCAATTCGATGCTGCGCCGCTGGTCGTCAACGAGATCACCGTGGTTGGCTCGCGTTGCGGGCCCTTCGAGCGCGCCATCGACTTGCTTCGCCGGAAAAAGGTCGATCCCCTGCCGCTCGTCGAGCGCACCTTCCCTCTCTCCGAAGCCCCCCGGGCCATCGCGTTTGCCCAACGTCCCGGAGTCCTGAAAGTCCTCCTGGCGCCTTAA
- the efp gene encoding elongation factor P gives MVQATQLRPGMVIKHDGELYSVFSLYHRTPGNKRGFVQTRLRSLRSGSIIDYRFRSEDMLERAILDEIEFEYLYADADTYYFMNTETYEQIGLPAEVVGEARDYMVANVRLKIEFHEGKPIGIDLPQLVELRVAETEPGLRTATASAVMKPAKTETGLVVQVPSFIHTGDRIRVDTSDGHYVQRAE, from the coding sequence ATGGTGCAGGCGACACAACTGCGCCCGGGCATGGTCATCAAGCACGACGGCGAACTCTATTCCGTTTTCAGCCTCTACCACCGCACGCCCGGCAACAAGCGAGGCTTTGTCCAAACGCGCCTGCGGAGCCTTCGCTCCGGTTCGATCATTGACTATCGCTTCCGGTCGGAAGACATGCTGGAGCGGGCCATTCTCGATGAGATCGAATTTGAATACCTCTATGCCGACGCCGATACCTACTATTTCATGAACACGGAAACGTATGAGCAGATCGGGCTGCCGGCGGAAGTGGTGGGCGAAGCCAGAGACTACATGGTGGCCAACGTCCGCCTCAAGATTGAGTTCCACGAAGGAAAGCCCATTGGAATTGACCTGCCCCAACTGGTGGAGTTGAGGGTAGCGGAAACGGAGCCCGGGCTGCGCACCGCGACCGCGTCGGCGGTGATGAAGCCCGCCAAAACCGAAACCGGCCTGGTCGTGCAGGTCCCCTCCTTTATCCATACCGGCGATCGCATTCGCGTGGACACAAGCGATGGACATTACGTGCAACGAGCGGAGTAG
- a CDS encoding uracil-DNA glycosylase, producing MSGASAHTADVNPLGHLARLNARIIACEKCPRLRRHCRKMARVKRAAFRDWEYWGKPAPGFGDPEAELLLIGLAPAAHGTNRTGRVFTGDRSGDFLYAALFRAGFSNQPTSVSRDDGLQLSRCFITAAARCAPPGNKPTRSELANCRPYLEEELKLLKKVRAVLALGRIAFDNYLELLKQQGHIGSRAAYRFAHGASYELPPSLPRLFASYHPSQQNTQTGRLTTKMFDEVLFGVRRYIGK from the coding sequence ATGAGTGGCGCTTCGGCTCATACGGCGGACGTGAATCCTCTCGGTCACCTTGCCCGGCTCAACGCCCGCATCATTGCTTGCGAGAAGTGCCCGCGGCTGCGGCGCCACTGCCGGAAGATGGCGCGGGTGAAGCGAGCTGCTTTCCGCGATTGGGAATATTGGGGCAAGCCCGCGCCGGGATTCGGCGACCCCGAGGCGGAGCTCTTGTTGATTGGCCTCGCGCCCGCGGCCCACGGCACCAACCGCACCGGCCGCGTGTTCACCGGCGACCGCTCGGGCGACTTTCTCTACGCCGCTCTCTTTCGCGCCGGCTTTTCGAATCAGCCGACCTCGGTCAGCCGGGACGACGGCCTCCAGTTGAGCCGCTGTTTCATCACTGCGGCGGCGCGTTGCGCCCCACCCGGGAACAAGCCCACCCGGAGCGAGTTGGCGAACTGCCGGCCTTATCTTGAGGAGGAACTGAAACTGCTCAAGAAGGTTCGCGCCGTGCTCGCCCTTGGCCGGATTGCTTTTGACAATTATCTCGAGCTCTTGAAGCAGCAAGGACACATCGGCTCACGGGCGGCCTATCGCTTTGCTCATGGTGCGAGCTACGAATTGCCGCCGTCCCTGCCGCGCCTTTTTGCCTCCTACCATCCAAGCCAGCAAAACACCCAGACCGGACGCCTGACCACCAAGATGTTCGATGAGGTGCTATTCGGAGTGCGGCGATACATTGGGAAGTGA
- a CDS encoding aminopeptidase P family protein has product MRMRSRRGFLLFVILLSVTVFSWALEKEPPSVFGSRRDNLRRMTEGGVVVLFGFTGREPQFDLPAARFWQEPNFYYLTGWNEPGAGMLLAAESEATRAAGLNKEMLFVPPRDRGRERWDGIRSGPDDADVARKSGFQTVLPFSELSGQLEKYLKLFPIVYTLFPASGPAGEFSPNRRWLEWLQKVAPGPEYRNLTAIIGNLRQVKSPGEEAFLRKAIEASMDAHLAAMKAVRPGAWEYEIAALMEYTFKKAGCEQPAYTPIVGSGFNSTVLHYAEAERQMKDGELLVLDVAGAYSGYAADITRTLPVNGKFSPRQREIYEIVLGAQNAVLAAVKPGMSLGRAGDKSLHKIAYDYINSHGKDLHGDPLGKYFIHGLGHHIGLDVHDAGEPTRPLEAGMIITIEPGIYISEENLGVRIEDDVLVTKDGAVLLTARLPRHPDEIEKIMAAARKAGKQPDP; this is encoded by the coding sequence ATGCGTATGCGTTCCCGCCGTGGTTTCTTGCTTTTCGTCATACTGCTGTCCGTCACGGTTTTTTCGTGGGCGCTCGAAAAAGAGCCGCCCTCGGTCTTTGGGTCTCGCCGCGATAACCTCCGCCGAATGACCGAAGGCGGGGTGGTGGTGCTGTTCGGGTTCACCGGACGGGAGCCGCAGTTTGATCTGCCCGCGGCGCGTTTTTGGCAAGAACCGAATTTCTACTACTTGACGGGGTGGAACGAACCGGGCGCGGGCATGCTCCTGGCGGCGGAGAGCGAAGCGACGCGAGCGGCCGGCCTCAACAAGGAAATGCTTTTCGTTCCGCCGCGCGACCGGGGGCGCGAGCGGTGGGACGGCATTCGCTCCGGCCCCGATGACGCTGACGTTGCCCGGAAGAGCGGCTTCCAGACGGTCCTGCCCTTTTCGGAGCTATCGGGTCAGTTGGAGAAGTACCTCAAGCTCTTTCCCATCGTTTACACCCTTTTCCCTGCTTCCGGCCCGGCGGGCGAGTTCAGCCCCAACCGGCGATGGCTCGAATGGCTTCAGAAGGTTGCTCCGGGACCGGAATATCGCAATCTGACGGCAATCATCGGCAACCTGCGACAGGTGAAATCGCCGGGGGAAGAAGCCTTCTTGCGCAAGGCGATCGAAGCCTCCATGGATGCTCACCTGGCGGCGATGAAAGCGGTCCGGCCCGGGGCCTGGGAATACGAAATTGCCGCGCTGATGGAGTACACCTTCAAGAAGGCGGGCTGCGAACAGCCGGCTTACACGCCCATCGTCGGCTCAGGGTTTAACTCTACCGTGCTTCACTACGCAGAAGCCGAGCGGCAGATGAAGGACGGCGAACTCCTGGTCCTGGATGTGGCCGGCGCCTATTCCGGCTACGCGGCGGACATCACCCGGACGTTGCCGGTGAACGGCAAGTTCAGCCCGCGGCAGCGCGAGATCTACGAGATCGTTCTTGGGGCGCAGAACGCCGTCCTTGCCGCCGTCAAGCCGGGGATGTCGCTCGGCCGTGCCGGCGACAAGAGCCTCCACAAGATCGCCTACGACTACATCAACTCGCACGGAAAAGATCTTCATGGTGACCCGCTGGGAAAGTATTTTATCCACGGCCTCGGCCATCATATCGGCCTCGATGTTCACGACGCCGGCGAGCCAACCCGCCCGCTCGAAGCCGGCATGATCATTACGATCGAGCCCGGCATCTACATCTCGGAAGAGAATCTCGGCGTGCGCATTGAAGACGACGTCCTTGTGACCAAGGACGGCGCCGTGCTCCTGACCGCGCGGCTGCCCCGCCACCCGGACGAAATCGAGAAAATCATGGCGGCGGCGCGGAAGGCCGGGAAGCAGCCTGACCCATGA